A stretch of the Flavobacterium sp. 5 genome encodes the following:
- a CDS encoding O-acetylhomoserine aminocarboxypropyltransferase/cysteine synthase family protein — MSTQNFATNALHAGHDVTKNGGSRAVPIYQTTSYVFNNSDHAANLFGLAEEGYIYTRLNNPTNDILEKRLAVLEGGIGAVVTASGASAISTALLVLLKAGDHIVASSSLYGGTYNLFKVTLPRLGITTTFVDATDPENFTRAAKQNTRAFFVESLGNPKLDVLNLKAISQEAKAYKVPFIVDNTVASPYLLNPIEHGADIVIHSLTKYISGNGTSLGGVIIDAGKFDWSNGKFPEFTEPSAGYHGLVYHEALGNAAFIAKARIEGLRDHGAALSPFNAFQIIQGLETLEVRIRRHSENALALAQWLEVQNQVAWVNYPGLKSSKYYVLVQKYLPKGQSGVVTFGLKAGFEAAKKVADNTKLFSILANIGDTKSLIIHPASTTHQQLSDEEQISTGVTKDLIRLSVGLEDIEDLKADLKAVFETIKAPQLA; from the coding sequence ATGAGCACACAAAACTTTGCAACAAACGCATTACACGCAGGACACGACGTAACTAAAAATGGTGGATCTAGAGCAGTTCCAATTTATCAAACTACTTCGTATGTTTTTAATAATTCAGATCATGCAGCCAATTTATTTGGTCTTGCAGAAGAAGGATATATTTATACGCGATTAAATAATCCAACAAATGACATTCTAGAAAAGCGATTAGCTGTTTTAGAAGGCGGTATTGGTGCTGTGGTTACAGCCTCTGGGGCATCAGCAATTTCGACAGCTTTGTTAGTGCTGTTGAAAGCTGGTGATCACATTGTAGCATCCAGCAGTTTATATGGCGGAACCTACAATTTATTCAAAGTAACATTGCCAAGATTAGGAATTACAACCACATTTGTGGATGCTACAGACCCAGAAAATTTTACACGTGCAGCTAAACAAAATACAAGAGCATTCTTTGTAGAAAGTCTAGGAAATCCAAAATTGGATGTACTGAATTTAAAAGCTATTTCGCAAGAAGCAAAAGCTTATAAGGTTCCTTTTATAGTCGATAATACGGTTGCTTCACCTTATTTATTGAATCCAATTGAGCATGGAGCTGATATTGTTATTCATTCTTTAACCAAATATATTTCAGGAAATGGAACTTCTTTAGGAGGTGTAATCATTGATGCAGGAAAATTTGATTGGTCAAATGGTAAATTTCCAGAATTTACCGAGCCATCTGCTGGATATCATGGTTTGGTATATCATGAAGCTTTAGGTAACGCTGCTTTTATTGCTAAAGCACGTATTGAAGGGCTACGAGATCATGGAGCTGCTTTGAGTCCTTTTAATGCTTTCCAGATTATACAAGGATTGGAAACGTTAGAAGTGCGTATCAGAAGACATAGTGAAAATGCTTTAGCATTGGCACAATGGCTCGAGGTTCAGAATCAAGTAGCTTGGGTAAACTATCCAGGTTTAAAATCGAGCAAGTATTATGTTTTGGTACAAAAATATTTACCAAAAGGACAAAGCGGCGTGGTAACTTTTGGTTTAAAAGCAGGTTTTGAAGCTGCCAAAAAAGTAGCCGATAATACGAAGCTATTTTCAATACTAGCCAATATTGGGGATACCAAATCCCTAATCATTCACCCAGCAAGTACAACTCACCAACAATTGTCAGATGAAGAACAAATCTCAACAGGAGTTACCAAGGATTTAATTAGACTATCAGTAGGTCTTGAAGATATAGAGGATTTAAAAGCAGATTTAAAAGCTGTTTTTGAAACCATTAAAGCACCACAATTAGCTTGA